The Micromonospora sp. M71_S20 genome has a window encoding:
- a CDS encoding molybdopterin oxidoreductase family protein, with translation MVDRIADPWGERTPYGPGQEWPVRVDRYLADERTDADVDRWVQSASVLHSNGDALDIAVADGRIVGVRGRAVDRINRGRVDPKDLYGWQANHSQDRLTRPLVRDGDRLVETDWDTAMGRVVSRSKELLDGPGGWGHFGFYTTGQLFLEEYYTLGVIGKAGLGTPHMDGNTRLCTATAAAAMKASFGTDGQPGSYTDVDHCDAIALWGHNVAETQTVLWMRMLDRRRGPNPPAMLAVDPRATPVAREADLHLAVRNGTNVALMNGLLREIIRRGWHDRDYIDAHTLGFDELGRIVDGYTPRRVAAICDVPAADVERAAELLGTSRRLLSTVLQGFYQSNQATAAACGVNNLHLVRGMLGRPGAGIYQMNGQPTAQNTRETGADGDLPGLRNWENTAHIEELARLWNVDVDTIPHWAPPTHAMQIFRYAEQGSIKLLWITATNPAVSLPELSRIRRVLAKPELFVVVQDLFLTETAELADVVLPAATWGEKTGTFTSVDRTVHISDKAVDPPGEAKPDLDIFLDYARRMDFRDRDGNPLIRWTGPEEVFEAWKECSRGRPCDYTGITYAKLRGGSGIQWPCTEEHPDGTERLYTDGIFNTDPDYCETYGHDLATGAEFTEPEYRAKEPKGRAFLHAVDYQPSPEVPDDDHPMLLTTGRTVYQFHTRTKTGRAPQLNAAAPEVWVELHPGDAEHLGIGEGDLVGISSARGGIEARARISGIRPGVVFVPFHYGYFDQDPDDRTPRAANELTITAWDPVSKQPLFKVAAVAVAKLADGRGVPSPAPTVGGSAPLADADVPPTVGGPTAWATSGKE, from the coding sequence GTGGTGGACCGGATCGCCGACCCGTGGGGTGAGCGGACCCCGTACGGGCCGGGACAGGAGTGGCCGGTGCGGGTGGACCGGTACCTGGCCGACGAGCGCACCGATGCCGACGTGGACCGGTGGGTGCAGTCGGCGTCGGTGCTGCACTCCAACGGCGACGCGCTGGACATCGCGGTCGCCGACGGGCGGATCGTCGGCGTACGCGGCCGGGCGGTCGACCGGATCAACCGGGGCCGGGTCGACCCGAAGGACCTGTACGGCTGGCAGGCCAACCACAGCCAGGACCGGTTGACCCGCCCGCTGGTCCGGGACGGTGACCGTCTGGTCGAGACGGACTGGGACACCGCGATGGGCCGCGTCGTGTCCCGGTCGAAGGAACTCCTCGACGGGCCGGGGGGATGGGGGCACTTCGGCTTCTACACCACCGGCCAGCTGTTCCTGGAGGAGTACTACACGCTGGGCGTGATCGGCAAGGCCGGGCTGGGCACGCCGCACATGGACGGCAACACCCGGCTGTGCACCGCCACCGCCGCCGCCGCGATGAAGGCGAGCTTCGGCACCGACGGGCAGCCCGGCTCGTACACCGACGTGGACCACTGCGACGCGATCGCGCTGTGGGGCCACAACGTGGCCGAGACGCAGACCGTGCTGTGGATGCGGATGCTGGACCGCCGACGCGGCCCGAACCCGCCCGCGATGCTGGCCGTGGACCCGCGTGCGACCCCGGTCGCCCGGGAGGCCGACCTGCACCTCGCGGTGCGCAACGGCACCAACGTGGCCCTGATGAACGGCCTGCTCCGCGAGATCATCCGGCGGGGGTGGCACGACCGCGACTACATCGACGCGCACACCCTCGGCTTCGACGAGCTGGGCCGGATCGTCGACGGCTATACACCCCGCCGGGTCGCCGCCATCTGCGACGTGCCGGCGGCCGACGTGGAACGCGCCGCGGAGCTGCTCGGCACCTCGCGGCGGCTGCTGTCGACCGTGTTGCAGGGCTTCTACCAGTCCAACCAGGCCACCGCCGCCGCCTGCGGCGTCAACAACCTGCACCTGGTCCGGGGCATGCTCGGCCGCCCCGGCGCCGGGATCTATCAGATGAACGGCCAGCCCACCGCGCAGAACACCCGGGAGACCGGCGCCGACGGGGACCTGCCGGGCCTGCGCAACTGGGAGAACACCGCGCACATCGAGGAACTGGCCCGGCTGTGGAACGTCGACGTGGACACCATCCCGCACTGGGCGCCCCCGACGCACGCCATGCAGATCTTCCGGTACGCCGAGCAGGGCTCGATCAAGCTGCTGTGGATCACCGCCACCAACCCGGCCGTGTCCCTGCCGGAGCTGTCGCGGATCCGGCGCGTGCTGGCCAAGCCGGAGCTGTTCGTGGTGGTGCAGGACCTGTTCCTGACCGAGACCGCCGAGCTGGCCGACGTGGTGCTGCCCGCCGCGACGTGGGGCGAGAAGACCGGCACGTTCACCAGCGTCGACCGCACGGTGCACATCTCCGACAAGGCCGTCGATCCGCCCGGCGAGGCGAAGCCGGATCTGGACATCTTCCTCGACTACGCCCGCCGGATGGACTTCCGCGACCGCGACGGCAACCCGCTGATCCGGTGGACCGGGCCGGAGGAGGTGTTCGAAGCGTGGAAGGAGTGCAGCCGCGGCCGGCCGTGCGACTACACCGGCATCACCTACGCCAAGCTGCGCGGCGGCTCCGGCATCCAGTGGCCCTGCACCGAGGAGCATCCCGACGGCACCGAGCGCCTCTACACCGACGGGATCTTCAACACCGACCCGGACTACTGCGAGACGTACGGTCACGACCTCGCCACCGGTGCGGAGTTCACGGAGCCGGAGTACCGGGCCAAGGAGCCGAAGGGGCGGGCGTTCCTGCACGCCGTCGACTACCAGCCCTCACCCGAGGTGCCCGACGACGACCACCCGATGCTGCTGACCACCGGCCGGACCGTCTACCAGTTCCACACCCGCACCAAGACCGGCCGCGCGCCGCAGTTGAACGCCGCCGCCCCCGAGGTGTGGGTCGAGCTCCATCCGGGCGACGCCGAGCACCTCGGTATCGGCGAGGGCGACCTCGTCGGCATCTCCTCCGCGCGCGGCGGCATCGAGGCCCGCGCCCGCATCAGCGGCATCCGCCCCGGCGTCGTCTTCGTGCCGTTCCACTACGGCTACTTCGACCAGGACCCGGACGA